A single Opisthocomus hoazin isolate bOpiHoa1 chromosome 1, bOpiHoa1.hap1, whole genome shotgun sequence DNA region contains:
- the LOC104328387 gene encoding C-type lectin domain family 12 member A-like isoform X3 yields MLSFLPAMTEEVTYANLKFENSHQLDNFTEPKDTKEKGPPTPSRSCWPVVLILLVLCLALLTALVTLAVLFFQIPKHYRTELTDLNMTKNELHANFSNMLQAIGNQLCLEGEKTLKNNGQNCVLCPANWKWEGGDTCYYHSDEKKSWEQSHRFCSSRNSTLLLIKEAAKLELVKTFPRKIYWLGLTFRAKERNWYWADNTTLTEEQKS; encoded by the exons ATGCTTTCGTTTTTACCAGCTATGACAGAAGAAGTAACATATGCTAATCTGAAATTTGAGAACAGCCATCAACTGGATAATTTCACAGAGCCTAAAGATACTAAGGAAAAAG GGCCTCCCACTCCATCCCGCTCTTGCTGGCCAGTAGTCCTGATTTTGTTGGTGCTGTGCCTGGCATTGTTGACAGCGCTGGTGACCCTGGCAGTTTTAT TTTTCCAGATTCCCAAGCACTACAGGACAGAACTTACAGACCTCAACATGACAAAGAATGAGCTGCATGCAAATTTCTCAAATATGCTGCAAGCAATAGGAAATCAGCTgtgcttggaaggtgaaaaaacccttaaaaataaTG GCCAGAACTGTGTACTCTGCCCTGCAAACTGGAAGTGGGAAGGTGGTGATACGTGTTACTACCACTCCGACGAAAAGAAGTCGTGGGAACAGAGTCACCGGTTTTGTTCTTCACGAAACTCTACTCTTCTTCTGATAAAAGAGGCAGCAAAGCTG GAATTGGTGAAAACATTTCCTAGAAAAATATACTGGCTTGGATTAACATTTAGAGCTAAAGAGAGAAACTGGTATTGGGCAGACAACACAACTCTTACAGAAGAACAAAAGTCTTG a
- the LOC104328387 gene encoding C-type lectin domain family 12 member A-like isoform X1, with translation MLSFLPAMTEEVTYANLKFENSHQLDNFTEPKDTKEKGPPTPSRSCWPVVLILLVLCLALLTALVTLAVLFFQIPKHYRTELTDLNMTKNELHANFSNMLQAIGNQLCLEGEKTLKNNGQNCVLCPANWKWEGGDTCYYHSDEKKSWEQSHRFCSSRNSTLLLIKEAAKLELVKTFPRKIYWLGLTFRAKERNWYWADNTTLTEEQKSWARHINSLQCCAYFYYTEIYSQAFKEELHYICEKPAVQLERGSNHWQEDWFVRPK, from the exons ATGCTTTCGTTTTTACCAGCTATGACAGAAGAAGTAACATATGCTAATCTGAAATTTGAGAACAGCCATCAACTGGATAATTTCACAGAGCCTAAAGATACTAAGGAAAAAG GGCCTCCCACTCCATCCCGCTCTTGCTGGCCAGTAGTCCTGATTTTGTTGGTGCTGTGCCTGGCATTGTTGACAGCGCTGGTGACCCTGGCAGTTTTAT TTTTCCAGATTCCCAAGCACTACAGGACAGAACTTACAGACCTCAACATGACAAAGAATGAGCTGCATGCAAATTTCTCAAATATGCTGCAAGCAATAGGAAATCAGCTgtgcttggaaggtgaaaaaacccttaaaaataaTG GCCAGAACTGTGTACTCTGCCCTGCAAACTGGAAGTGGGAAGGTGGTGATACGTGTTACTACCACTCCGACGAAAAGAAGTCGTGGGAACAGAGTCACCGGTTTTGTTCTTCACGAAACTCTACTCTTCTTCTGATAAAAGAGGCAGCAAAGCTG GAATTGGTGAAAACATTTCCTAGAAAAATATACTGGCTTGGATTAACATTTAGAGCTAAAGAGAGAAACTGGTATTGGGCAGACAACACAACTCTTACAGAAGAACAAAAGTCTTG GGCAAGGCATATAAACTCCCTCCAATGCTGTGCATATTTTTATTATACTGAAATATATAGCCAAGCATTTAAAGAAGAGCTTCACTATATCTGTGAAAAGCCCGCTGTCCAATTAGAGCGAGGTAGCAACCATTGGCAGGAGGACTGGTTTGTCAGACCAAAATGA
- the LOC104328387 gene encoding natural killer cells antigen CD94-like isoform X2 — translation MLSFLPAMTEEVTYANLKFENSHQLDNFTEPKDTKEKVFQIPKHYRTELTDLNMTKNELHANFSNMLQAIGNQLCLEGEKTLKNNGQNCVLCPANWKWEGGDTCYYHSDEKKSWEQSHRFCSSRNSTLLLIKEAAKLELVKTFPRKIYWLGLTFRAKERNWYWADNTTLTEEQKSWARHINSLQCCAYFYYTEIYSQAFKEELHYICEKPAVQLERGSNHWQEDWFVRPK, via the exons ATGCTTTCGTTTTTACCAGCTATGACAGAAGAAGTAACATATGCTAATCTGAAATTTGAGAACAGCCATCAACTGGATAATTTCACAGAGCCTAAAGATACTAAGGAAAAAG TTTTCCAGATTCCCAAGCACTACAGGACAGAACTTACAGACCTCAACATGACAAAGAATGAGCTGCATGCAAATTTCTCAAATATGCTGCAAGCAATAGGAAATCAGCTgtgcttggaaggtgaaaaaacccttaaaaataaTG GCCAGAACTGTGTACTCTGCCCTGCAAACTGGAAGTGGGAAGGTGGTGATACGTGTTACTACCACTCCGACGAAAAGAAGTCGTGGGAACAGAGTCACCGGTTTTGTTCTTCACGAAACTCTACTCTTCTTCTGATAAAAGAGGCAGCAAAGCTG GAATTGGTGAAAACATTTCCTAGAAAAATATACTGGCTTGGATTAACATTTAGAGCTAAAGAGAGAAACTGGTATTGGGCAGACAACACAACTCTTACAGAAGAACAAAAGTCTTG GGCAAGGCATATAAACTCCCTCCAATGCTGTGCATATTTTTATTATACTGAAATATATAGCCAAGCATTTAAAGAAGAGCTTCACTATATCTGTGAAAAGCCCGCTGTCCAATTAGAGCGAGGTAGCAACCATTGGCAGGAGGACTGGTTTGTCAGACCAAAATGA